A window from Solanum stenotomum isolate F172 chromosome 7, ASM1918654v1, whole genome shotgun sequence encodes these proteins:
- the LOC125870841 gene encoding uncharacterized protein LOC125870841, with protein MDVEDHKSPTSMSNRSSNKKRARNCCFICLALLLLLGLLLLILGLTVFKTKKPVTTVDAVSLDDLDVSFDIARLQVHLNVTVKADLSVQNPNRVSFKYDTTSALLQYKGQVIGDAPLLASKIGSRQTHPMNISLTVMADRLLSDSSLYSDVMAGALHLTTYVKLSGVVHLLFKIRVKTSSTCDLFIDVLNRRLLNQTCHYKTKL; from the coding sequence ATGGACGTGGAAGACCACAAATCCCCTACTTCTATGTCTAACAGATCCTCCAACAAGAAAAGAGCAAGAAATTGCTGCTTCATCTGCCTCGCTCTCCTTCTCCTTCTAGGGCTTCTCTTACTCATCTTGGGCTTAACAGTTTTCAAAACCAAAAAGCCTGTCACGACAGTAGATGCCGTTTCCCTAGATGATTTGGATGTTTCATTTGACATCGCTCGACTCCAAGTTCACCTCAATGTCACCGTTAAAGCCGATCTCTCTGTCCAAAATCCCAACCGGGTCAGCTTCAAATACGACACCACATCTGCTCTACTCCAGTACAAGGGACAAGTTATCGGAGATGCCCCTCTTTTGGCCAGCAAAATTGGCTCCCGTCAAACGCATCCAATGAATATTTCCCTCACCGTCATGGCCGATCGATTACTTTCCGACTCCAGTTTGTATTCCGATGTTATGGCCGGTGCGTTACATCTCACTACTTACGTCAAATTGTCTGGGGTTGTCCATCTTCTATTCAAGATTCGTGTCAAGACTTCCTCTACCTGCGATTTGTTCATCGATGTTCTTAACAGGAGGCTCCTTAATCAGACTTGTCATTATAAGACGAAGCTgtga